AAAACTTTTCAGAAATTGGAGGATAGATTTTGGCACACTGGGGGAGAGGATCAGCAAGAGAGAGGGATGCTTAATTCTTTCACACATAATTTATCTACACAACACCCCACCTCAATCAACCTGCTTTTCCAgtcaaggagaaaaagaaatgagCAATGCTAAAGCAGGAAAGGGTCTGCCTCTAACCTCAGCCTCTGACTTTTAATGAGGATAAAAAATTAAGATGAATTATGGAATTGCCCAACTTGTGCAATTTGGTCTACACACCTTTATAGTTCCAGAATGTGAACAACAAGCTATGACCTGTAATTAGCATCTTTGTTATTTTATGCTGCGTTGGAATGTTTTAATTTCTTACTCTCTGTGCCTTTGGGTAAAAAAGGCACCAGAGTCAATTAGCTGACCGGCCAACTCACTTTATGCTTATTTATGTACTTGCTCTGTTCATCTTCTCTTCCATTTCAGACATTTGTAGAAGTATACCCTTAAAGGAAACTGTCCTTAGGATTTTTCTCCCCTATAGCAGCGTGAGAAACACCACAGAATGTGCCTCTAAGTAACACAAAAGAAATATTTCTTTGCCCAAAGATACTTGCCCCTTCCTTGCATCCCGAGAGGGTTTTGCCTTCCTTCGCCATAATTTATTGCACACTGTCTCAGACTCTGCAGAAGTTTCATGAGGAAAACTTTTTACCATGAACAGCTACTACCCCTGAGAATACACTGACTTTATGGCAGCATTAGGTATCCCTGTCACCAGGATATACTGCCGAGAAGAATACATTTTAAAGATGGCAATATGCCATTCACTATCTATTTAATTCTTTTGGATTCTTAAATGGACTTATTCCCATGGCACCATTCTACCATAGTCCCCTTTCTAGCTATGGTACTTCAAGGGAGTCAAAAGGCTAAGGACATTTTTACAGGTAAGGTTAGGAACATTCTTTTAGTGTAGCACGTCACCCAAGGTTTTTCATGTAGGAGAGGCAGTGGTAGagatgtgtgctttaaaaaactatatataaGCTACAGTCTTCATCCAAACCACCTTATGTGAACATGCTAGATTGAAGCAGGGCTTGTGAGAAGAGTCAAAAATCTTTGGCTGTTGACTGAAATCACATCCAACTTgcctgctttgaaaaaagccaGCGCTCAGGGAGAATTCACTTCTAGTGAGATATTGTGCAAGCATCCACCCATATGGAAATGTCGTAGGACAACAGACGCCACGCTCTGCAGTCCCATACTTACTAGATGGATCTGCAATCACATATGTTGCTAACGACTTGGCACCACTACATAAAAAAATGTTCAGTACAAATCACAGAGAGAACAAACTTCCTCCAGGTTTAAAATTGGACAAAAATGTTAAGTTTCTACAATTCAACATGACCCAGATCCTTTTATCTAGCTACTTTGCTAGCACAGTAATTGCTCAGaacctttaaaaaatggaaacaatTGCAGTGGTTGCCATACTAAATGTGACGTCTCAGCATATTTCCAACAAAGCTGTTTTAAACTACACAAAGAACTTCATGGATAATTGCTTAAGAAAGACAACACTGGTATAGCATAATGGCTGAAAGTGTGACCTGTGGCCCCTAAGTCTCTAATTCAGGGACTGCTAACTAgtagccctacagatgttgctggaactccagctcccatcagcctcaaccagcacggctaatggtcagggaagatgggagttgtataCAGGTACACCAAACTAGAACTGCTGTCAATTCAAGGTTGCCTCAGCCATCACTTCATGAGCCCGCCTGCCTCCTCAGGCTTCACCCTCACATTTGAACTGCAACATGGGAGTGGCAATACTGACCCGTCTGAAAGGACTGTATTGCTATTCCATATATAACTTATTTGAAGCCCTTCAATGCTACAATAAACAAAATAACTGGAAATTAAATTATCTCAAAACAAACTAATTACGACTCTGTTCGTCAGGAAGAGGAAAGTAATTTTATTATATGAAATTGTCCCGATGCTCTTCGTTCTTCCCTTTTCAATGTACCTTTTTTTTTAGTTAGTTTTGTTTCTTCACTTAATTCTCTCACCTCCACTGCCCTCACCATAGTTGGACGGGTTTGGATCTTTAAAGGGCCCATCGTGCTGCAATCATCTTGACTCATGGCAATTTCTGATTTATGTGTATTAACGGGCTTGTTTCCTTGTAGCATTTCCACAGGTGTTCCATAACCATTAAGGCGCTCCAACAGCCAGCATTCTAATTTGATCTTTGAAACAGGATAATTATCAATTATTGCTTcttgaaaaatgaaaaagaaactgGTTCAACGAGGCTGTAATTATATTTAATACATGTTTTGCTTTTAACAGCAATTTGAAGTAAACATCGTCAACCTTTACAATTCACAACTAGTGAAGAGTTTATAGTGCTTATAAAGTTGTATCTAAAATATATCTTAGTCATCCTCTACAGAACATTTTGAAGACAGTCTAATATTATAATTACACATTATACAGTAGCTGCTTCTTCCCACCACTGTAATTAAGGCATTCCCATTACAAACCTCTCCTCCCAAAACTCTAGTACTGGCTAGTAGGTACATAAAAATCAACGCATGTTTTGTTAAACGAAAAGCTACTCATCAACAGAAAAGCAGTAGTCCACAAGAATGACTTTGGGGTGACTTTGCATCACTGGCTTAAAGACATGGAAGAGTCACTGAACTTATTCCAAGTGGCATTTTCAAACTGACCATGTGTTATCTATCACTGACTGACAAACAGTGCAAGGCATGGCATACAAGGATGCCTGGTGAGTAGTTACGATATACAAAAGGTTTTATTCTGCATCTTCACGTTAATATACAAAGGATGAGATAAATATATGAAGATGTATGTAAGATTTAACACCACATTTGTACTTCTTCAGCAAGGTGAATGAAAACTGTTTTCTTCCCCTCGTTACAGCTGGGTGCAAAGAACACGTGACACAGAAGCAAGCAAGATTTGTAAGTGGCAAATCTGTTAAGTCCTCCAAAGTTTGCAGAGTCTGTTACAGAAAACAGTGGTATTCATAACATTCAATTAACATAGCCATGAACAGCCATCTTTTTTAGCTATTACATGCCGTATTGTGAACTGAGGTACCACACAATTGCTCTCCGTGCCTTCATAATTCTTTTCACATTTCGTGTCAACtagatttaaaagcaacaactgtGGGAAACGAGAGACCTGCTATACTCCCAAGACCATCTACTCCCAACAAGAGTTGCCCTAGACTATACATGTGAAACAGAAGGTGATTCTGCTGATATGCTCCAAGCTCACCTGTCTATGGGAAGGCCCTGGAGAATACAAGCAATGACTAGAAACTTCTAAGTAAGAGATCTCTTGTACAGTTCACGTAAAAagctccacacatcttactggtcTGTTGCCTAATTTAGTCACTCTATTGTTTTCCAAGGGCCAAATTGCCAGATTTAAGCCTTCAAAATATACTCATGCCACAATTTTAATGAACACTTTAAACAGTTGGGTTGAACCATAAATATTAATCAGCAGGATCACGGATGCACTTACAAGCTATGCTGGAATACTAAGCTCTCTGTTGACTTAATTTTAAGGTATCTCCACAATCCCAAGTGACATTTGTACCATTCAAGGAAATGCTTCAAAATTAAATCATATAAATATACACAAAGTGTTTGCATTTCAGTGTGGGGAAGGGCATATAAGGAGATACACTAAGGCGTAAGTGCTTTCTCCGTAACATTAAGTCCATAGGACGACACTGGAAACATTTCAGTGCTGCGGTGGGAAGCTACAACACCAAGTGGGAAGTCTCAGCTACTGATATTTTGCATATTATTTGCTTttgcgctttttcttttctttaagtcTTATTGATTGCACATTTTCCTTCCGACATCTTTTTGTCCCAAGCTTTCATTGCATATTCTTCATATATTAGCATGCAAGCCTTAAAAACGCTGCTTAGTTTGTCTGttccacaattttttttatgaACACAACAATATACattattaaagaaaaataaaacattttgtctAAACACATCGGTTCTTTGGACCAAGGCCTTTCGAGTCACTGTAACACATTTTCTAAAAAAACCCTTTTacagaatatttcttttaaaaagaaaatgttctttAAAAGAATATAAGCAGCTCTCTAAAGCTAAATGAACGACAATAGAAGGAATGAAACTGGTCAAGTTTAGAACAGATTCAACTTATTCTTTTTACTTAGAATCAACTTTAGGGCTTCATTACAAGTAAGGCATTTCTCCCTTCTGCCACACCCCCAACCTCAATGGACACCTCTAATAAGAGTGTGTCAACGTCACATCATACTCTGGCCTTCTTCGAGTCTGTTTAACCAAGCACAATctaatgcagggatgggaaacctctggcctgccagatgttgttggactacaaattccatcatccctgaccactgtctacgctagctggggctgatggaagctggagtccaacaacacctgaagggtAAGGGGCTCCCAATCCCTGAACTACTGGGATCCTTTCACGTTTGCTGTAGCATACGGCAATTATCCACTCATCCATTCTTCTCAATGGGGCACGCATAGGAGAAGTTCACAGCAGATTGTGTCTTCTATCATCAGATTGTGTCTTCTATCATCAGAATGCATGTGAGAATCCACGCTTATGCATATAGTGCAAGAGTGAAACTTCCAACAAGTAAACAGAGGCTGATCTCACTGAATTTAAAGAAGTTCTGGTTTTCCTATTTCCACAGCAGATCTATCATCCACAGATGACTTATTTTCAGGTGGTCTCAGTAGCATCACTCCATCTCAGCCATGTCTGCACTCGCAGCAGTGTTACTGCTAGTGTTGCATGAAGAGTCCTACAACAGAATGCACCTATTTACAAAGGAACATGGCAGGCACAGACATCATGACTGCAGCAGAAGCCTCACCTGTACGTATGCAGAATGGTCCAGGTTGGTTTTACATCCAATATACAATCAACCCATGACACAGAACAAGTTGGTTGTGTATAACTGTACCTGACATACAACTAACCTGTTGATTTTTTGGGTAGGGTGGGGTAGGGACAAGTGAAGTCACAGCCTTGAATTATATTTGTGATTTACTGTCCTCAATGCCTTTTCAGGCCACCTTTACATCACTCTGGCATGAATAATAAAATAGAAACACTCTAATAACATTTAATCCCCCAAGTTGTCCAGGGAAAGGTAAAAAAAGGAATgcaaccgagagagagagagagagagagagtttggtttGGCACAGGAACATAATGCAAATAAGAGGATGGTATATGGCAAGACTAGCTTACTTTATAAAGTAAAGGCTCCTATCTAAAAACCAACAACTTGTCCAGCATGTTGCATTCCAGCAGAATTTCACACTGATCAGATACCAAGATGCTGGGATTTTCAAGTGAATTACATATGTAGCAATCACAGATTGCAGTAAAAAGTGTCTTTTGCAGGTGGAACAGGCCAAGGGGGACAGCGAGTGAGAGCAGAAGAAGACACAAGAGAGGGCGACGACTGTTTTGAAAACACTATAAAGTACTCCTTGGTGCCAGTTCTTCCAGGTCTATCATTCATCCTCCTTGAGAAAGGTATGCTTTGCTCTTTTTCAGTCCTGATGAGACTTTTCTGCAATAACCTTGCATTCAtactacaaaataaaaaaacataaatTAAGTGGTAAGTGTCTCCaagaatgacacacacacacacacacacacacacacactaaaggaTACACTGTAAAAATTGAGAACAGAGATGCAAATGAGTGGAGCTCAGCATGGTAAATTTTCTGGGAGCCCAGCTTTCCACCTTATTCCTACAATCTGCAGGTTGAATCCAACGTTGTGTTGAACGGACTTCCACTCACACAGCAGGACTTCATGATCCTGTCATGTGCTCTGCAGCTTTCCCACTCCCTACCAAACTTCTCTAGGTCTCTCAGCCATCGAGATCAGGTTTAGAGGGCATGTTGTGGGGTAAGTTTACAGGGGTAGCTAAGAAGGTGATGCTAATGCACAGACAACATCAGGTACATcctgggttttttcctttaaggcactgtGAACTGAATAGCAACTGTATTTAAGTGGAGAACATGGCAGGGTTGGAAAGCACAAGGACTGCTGTATGTTGAGCTTCCTGAACAGCAGCACAGTTATCTGGATGTGGCCTGCAAAGGATGGCTCACACATCTAAAGGTAGACAAAATTATTCACAAGTATGCTGCAAATAATCCCAGCACTGACAGACTAACTTACCATTGCCAGCTGCCTGCCAATGTTCCCCATAGTTATTCCACCAGCAAAAAATATACAGGGTAACCAGGAACGCACATAAAGGAAGTCAGGAGATGTGTATCTAGGGAGAGATAAAGAGTCATGGTTAGgcctgaaacaatgcacaaagaaacaggaaacctcTGGCACTCTGACGCTGTTGCCTGGGCTCAAGACTGCACTGGTACAAGTAACAGCTTGTGCTAATGCATCCGACACAGTCCCGTTTCTGAAAAATGAGGCACAGCCTGCTCACTGTGCATTGAAGCTTTGCAAAAAGACCCATAAGCAGCACTGTGCTGCAGTGGCTGGGACACCAGCCCTTGCCCAGCAGAGCTGATGGCAGATCTTCCATTGGAATCAGCACGGCACCTTAAGTCCAGCCCACAATGTCAGAATTGGGCACTGGAAGTCAAGCAAAAGCTTGCAGCCAGGCCCCTGACCCCATGCTGCACCTCCATGTAACGCCAGGCTTCCTTCCCTAGTTCCAAGTTTGAGATTGGAAAGGTAGcaatagggttgttgttttggcCCTAGGTGCTTTGGCTAAGCTGCTCATAGGTCATTGGCAATGCAGCTGCCAAAACACCCCTAAGCTTTTCCCTTGGCCTTGTAAGCTGGGAAGAGGGCAGACATCTGCTGCAAGGTTGGGAACCCAAGTGtggggtcctgcttgtggtccTGCTGCTTGAACACCTCTCCCCttctatttcttcttttaaaacagaGCAGGCAGGTATAGAAGCACACAGTCCCAAAGCCAAAAGGACAGGCCCATGCAAATCCCCACACCTCAGATGCAATCTTGCACACCTCTGAGCCGCATCCATTCTGATGGGATTGATGCACACTGGGCAAGGAGTCGGAATAGTTTTTAGTATTTCATCGGCACCAACCCCTGATACCTTCTCTAATATCCTAGCATTACAATTGCCATACTGAAGAGAAAACACTTACTGATAAACTCCATTGTAGACGAGAAGCTGAGTCACCAATGTGGCAAGAAATGCAATTCCAATTCCCAGGCCGAAGCCACTTCGAGATCGATCAAACGTCCACCACAGCCCAATTGAAAGTGCAGCAAGTGTGAGGGACAACTGGATGTTGTTGGCAAAATCCACTTTCTGTGAGCGTCGTTAAGGAACAGTTTCGGAAGATCAGCGGAACACTGACTAATTGTTTTGGGGTTTTGCCTCAAAGGGATTGCCAGTAAGCATCACACAACTCTGATTTTCCTGACACCGAACAGCTTTCCGAAAATCAGATCTAACTGGAACATCCCTAGCTGACCATTCGCAGCACTCTTAGGACTAGACCAAAGGCATGATGTTTCAAATGCTTGTTTAGTAGGTATGCAATTACTCATGAGTGCGTGTTGGCTTGCAAAAGTGCTTTCCTTGGGATAGCCACCTTGCTAAAAGTTTACATGCACCCTGTCATTAGTGTGAACTCTTGTGCCACGAGAATGTTATTTCTTAATACTTTAttgcttcttgctgctgttttatggccaagctttctgcagccacactggattttttattgtgtttattaagttattttaaacatgtaGCTTGAAACTGTTGTAAATCACCCTGAGTTAACAATGGAAGGGCAACTAATAAATTCACTGCCTCGTCGGGGAGTGCACCAGGCGTGCAATCCCAGTGAAGTGAGCGGGGCAGCTGTTGTTTAGCTCTTGGCCTCCTAGAAAAAAGTTTGGATGCGGCTGCCAACTTCATTACCATAGAGAAGGATACAGCACTGGCATGATTTATACCAACAAAGACTGCTACACACCGCATCACGCTGGACCATTCCCTCTTAAATTTGTGTGGCTCTCCCAGGTGTCGATCCATGCAGGGGTACAATAACCCAATCACAGCtgtaaatgacaacaacaaaaggcGAAAGGAACAATTATGACTTCTGCCAAATTTGTCATTCGCTGACGCTCCCTAAATTGGCTGATATCATACTGGTAACCATTCATTACATTACTAGTTAATTTTACGAAACGACATATTTTTTTATAACTTCCCGCAGATGAAAACACGCTAGCAAAAAAATTCCTGCCACTGCCCTTGCCTTCAGCCTTGTtgaatgccctccagatgctttggactagaacttccattagccccaggCAATGTGGGAAACCAATGTGCTGGTTGAGAgctagtatggtgtagtggttaagagcggtagtcacgtaatctgggggaccaggttcgcgtctccgctcctccacatgcagctgctgggtgaccttgggccagtcacacttccttgaagtctctcagccccactcacctcacagagtgtttgttgtggggaaggaagggaaaggagaatgttagccgctttgagactcctgaaggggagtgaaaggcgggatatcaaatccaaactcttcttcttcttttgacctatgaagcctcATGCAGCTCACACTCAAGGACCACCTGTCCCCACATGAACCAAGTCAAGACTGtgttcatcacctgaggcccttctccatgtgcaCCCACTAAGAGAGGTGCAGAGGGTGGAAACATGAAAGCAAGCCTTTTGACTGACAGCATCCTACTTATGAAACACTCTCCCCCAGAAGGCATGCCTGGCACCACCGCTATGTATTTtcaggcaccagacaaaaacatcTCTTTGAACCCAGGCTTTAGCCCCTTAATTTGGAGAGTATCAGCTATCTGTGGCCTCTTttagtggggtggggtgtttgAGACCTATATATGGATGTGTTTTTAGGTTCTCATTCTGTTTGggtttcctaatacagtggtaccttgggttacgaacttaattcgttccggaagtccgttcttaacccgaaaccattcttaacctgaggtgcgctttcgctaatggggcctcccactgctgccagcgcgcgatttccgttctcatcctggggcaaagttcgcaacccgaggtactatttctgggttagtggagtttgtaacccaaagcgtttgtaacctgaagtgtttgtgacccgaggtaccactgtatccggtTTTAATGTTTGTACCATTTTTGCAAGTTGCTTCGAGTCACCTTTGTGGGGAAAGTGGCTAAtgaaagcaaacaacaacagtgcgggatgctgggagctgtactCTAAACCTCCAGGGGGACGGACCAGGGTGGAGAAGGATGGCAAAAGGCAATCAAGCCAAACAAATGCTTGTGTCTAGAATTGCCAATCTAGGTGTAAAATAAAAACGAAGCAAATGGTACAGTAAAATACTCAAGGATTTCAGatgggcaaaaaataaaaaaataaaaaggaacgaTGACAGGCAGGCAGTTTAGAGATAAAACGAGTCTCTAACTGTGACCAAAATATTCCAAGcgcgcacagacacacacacacacacacacacacacacacacacacacactcgagaAAAGAAAACCAACACATTCAGACAATTTACACAGACAATTCCTTTCAAATCTGAATCCTCTGTGAAATCTGTGGTGTATTAATTCCATGAAAAGGTACAAAAGGAAAGTAATTAGATAATGCAAGATACGTAGCCTTGAAGATTAtcttcagcagcaacaacaaaaacctgttTCCTAGACAATAGATCGGTTTATTGACCTGTATCAGAATCTGACAAGCAGCACCTCAGGAAAATATTGGCATATTATGGGAGGTTTACTTACAATAGAACCTTCCCCTAGTGCTGCCCCCTGACTCCACTGCCAAGAGGTTTCCGCTGATAAAAAGATATTATGCAGCAACTGAATTCATTAAAGTATTGGCTGAATCAGTGGTAGGGAGACTGGAAAGATATGTACCCTACCCTGCCACAGAAATCTAGATGCCATTGTACTACAGAAGCCTTACCCAACCtggggttctccagatgttttgggctatagctctcatcagcccccaccagcagTCTGGCTTACAGAAATTCCGCTCAATCAAAAGATTTCAGCAGACCATGCTACTTACTTAAGATGATTATTGCCTTGCAAAATTTAGGAACATTTCTACTATAAATcagattttcaaaataaataaatttggaccACCAAATGGAAAttgaaatcagattttttatatataaaaaaatgaagttGGATCACTGAATGCAAACTGGCTGCCCAtgactgctttttcttttctaaactgcagccaggggaggggaggtgcaatCCGGACTGGGACTGTAGTGGAAGCAAAGTGTTGGCGTCCCCTCCCACCAGCCCTGGTCCAGATTAGCTAGGCCTCCCTCTCTGCCTAGGGCCAGTCATGTGGTTgatgcagggctggatttaggtttgatgaggccttcggctactgaaggtaatggggccctttatatgtccagctgccctttgtcaacaacaaactgtcacagttgtttgtgttgaatatatgctatatggtaatttatggacctaataggtatttaaagccatttgcacatgttgccatgcaaccagtccatgcagaatctagacaccctatatatagaaatgagcaaaccagtgatatttgagggagcaggctagcaggtggggcccattacttacaccataggatcctacacaacacaaaacactgttgctgtatgtaggttttattttatttgtttttcatcttaaattttggaaatgtacatccagttttcccccctttaaatttctttggggggcccaagagagtggggtcctaagctatatcttgtttagcttatacataaatctggcactgggatgCCATGCCCAGATTGGCCCATGAGAAGCAATGACGAATGGAGAATGCCTGGCACTCTTTCCTCTGCCAGAATCTAAGACATCCCAGCAAGCTAATCCCCACTAGCAGCAAGAGGGGGAGCTGTAACTGGGTAGCACAGTTGCATGAATCCAGCATCTGCATATCCTCCGATGTGCATGCATGAGTTCTCAGCACATTAGGTTCCTATGTGGAAAGTCAGGGCTAAGTGATGCACCTCCCACATCTGTGACTCTCTGTCCACCTCATTCTCCATGGCTGAGCAGAAGAGACAGGGAAGTCCATAGATACAAAAGGTGCGCCTAGACCTTATGTTCCTCTTAACAACCCTTGCCTGGTTCACGTCCACAGGTGtcttggaggaaaggaggaggaaatgccAAATGGTGCTTCTGCGGACTGAATCAAGCCCATGATGTTTCCCCTAATAAGGTTTCTCTCCGGCTGCATTTGTTCCGACATACCTGATGCTGTTCCACAGCAAAGCGGTACCCACCAAGCCGAAGAGAAGACGCTGGTGATCACATCTGGTGGGAACAAGGTGACGTT
The nucleotide sequence above comes from Podarcis raffonei isolate rPodRaf1 chromosome 1, rPodRaf1.pri, whole genome shotgun sequence. Encoded proteins:
- the INSIG2 gene encoding insulin-induced gene 2 protein, with product MADDDDDTQPSIPKKCGPYISSVTSHSLNLMIRGIVLFLIGVFLALVLNLLQIQRNVTLFPPDVITSVFSSAWWVPLCCGTASAVIGLLYPCMDRHLGEPHKFKREWSSVMRCVAVFVGINHASAKVDFANNIQLSLTLAALSIGLWWTFDRSRSGFGLGIGIAFLATLVTQLLVYNGVYQYTSPDFLYVRSWLPCIFFAGGITMGNIGRQLAMYECKVIAEKSHQD